The DNA region CAACTAGTTTACAGAAGGTTTTTCCTGTACTTACGAGATGTACGTCTTTAGCGCATTTGTCAACATCTACACGTTTGGGTAAATCAACCTACAGGACTCCAGATTTTGGTAATGTTATCAAAGAAGAGAGAAACAGCGATAAATCAAGGATATATACCTACTTTATGGTAGGGTCCTTAGGACTACTTTCTTCGGCCGGAGCCAAATCTACAGTGGAAACATTTATATCATCAATGTCTGCGTCAGCGGATGTTCTAGCCATGGCAAAAGTCGAAGTTAATTTGGCAGCTATCCCAGAGGGGAAGAATGTTGTTGTGAAATGGCAGGGAAAACCAGTATTTATTAGACATAGAACTCCACATGAAATCAATGAGGCCAATTCCGTGGATATGACAAGTTTGAAAGATCCACA from Kazachstania africana CBS 2517 chromosome 5, complete genome includes:
- the RIP1 gene encoding ubiquinol--cytochrome-c reductase catalytic subunit RIP1 (similar to Saccharomyces cerevisiae RIP1 (YEL024W); ancestral locus Anc_1.461) — translated: MLTTFIKQPTSLQKVFPVLTRCTSLAHLSTSTRLGKSTYRTPDFGNVIKEERNSDKSRIYTYFMVGSLGLLSSAGAKSTVETFISSMSASADVLAMAKVEVNLAAIPEGKNVVVKWQGKPVFIRHRTPHEINEANSVDMTSLKDPQPDSDRVQNPEWLIMLGICTHLGCVPIGESGDFGGWFCPCHGSHYDISGRIRKGPAPSNLEIPQYEFDGDKLVVG